In a single window of the Candidatus Deferrimicrobiaceae bacterium genome:
- the aroQ gene encoding type II 3-dehydroquinate dehydratase has product MTSPAPFRILFVDGPNLNVLGKREPGVYGKKSLEDIRKAVSEAAAEEGVDLAFFQSNSEGDIVTRLQEAREDADGLVINPGAYTHTSIAIRDALLYSGLPAIEVHLSNPHRREPFRHVSTVADVVVGRIAGFGGFGYLLALQAILHHLRGEG; this is encoded by the coding sequence ATGACGTCGCCCGCCCCGTTCCGCATCCTGTTCGTCGACGGACCGAATCTCAATGTGCTTGGGAAGCGGGAGCCGGGCGTCTACGGCAAGAAGTCGCTCGAGGATATCCGAAAGGCGGTGTCCGAAGCGGCCGCCGAGGAAGGCGTCGACCTCGCCTTCTTCCAGTCCAACAGCGAGGGAGACATAGTGACGCGTCTCCAGGAGGCGCGGGAGGATGCCGACGGTCTGGTCATCAATCCCGGTGCGTATACGCACACGAGCATCGCCATCCGGGATGCGCTGCTTTATTCCGGCCTCCCCGCGATCGAAGTGCACCTGAGCAACCCGCACCGCCGGGAGCCGTTCCGGCACGTTTCGACCGTGGCGGACGTCGTCGTCGGCCGTATCGCGGGCTTCGGGGGGTTCGGTTACCTGCTGGCCCTCCAGGCCATCCTGCACCACCTTCGCGGAGAGGGCTAG
- a CDS encoding Xaa-Pro peptidase family protein — MPYESRIRRLLADMARRREDAFLCARMSNIRYLTGFTGSDAVLAASPGGVFLITDGRYTEQARAEVQSAEVVIADRKWREAARRIRRMRPARVGFESRWLSVEQYAAVSKGWAERWSPSPDPVEALRMRKDAGELRDMEAAAVIASESLLSGVSRGVFGRAETDLAADIESVMKRLGAGEPSFRTIVASGPRSAMPHAEPIDSPIDPAGPVVLDFGARYRGYCSDETVTLMPRKPSRTLMRIFDAVRKAQTAGIAAVRPGVPCRDVDARVRESLDRSGYLKYFVHSTGHGVGLDIHERPTLSPGSKDRLADGMVVTVEPGVYIPGVGGVRLEDTVAVGATSSSRVTFLPKSPLPLL, encoded by the coding sequence TTGCCGTACGAATCCCGAATCCGCCGCCTGCTGGCCGACATGGCGCGCAGGCGGGAGGATGCTTTCCTCTGCGCCCGGATGTCCAATATCCGCTACCTGACCGGGTTCACCGGAAGCGATGCCGTCCTGGCGGCATCGCCCGGCGGCGTCTTCCTCATTACCGACGGGAGATACACCGAGCAGGCACGGGCGGAGGTCCAGTCCGCCGAAGTCGTCATCGCAGACCGGAAGTGGCGGGAGGCCGCCCGCCGGATCCGGCGGATGCGTCCTGCCCGGGTCGGCTTCGAGTCACGCTGGCTTTCGGTCGAGCAATACGCCGCGGTTTCGAAAGGGTGGGCGGAACGGTGGTCGCCTTCTCCCGACCCGGTCGAGGCGCTGCGGATGCGCAAGGACGCCGGGGAGCTGCGCGACATGGAGGCCGCGGCCGTCATCGCCTCCGAGTCCCTCCTTTCCGGCGTGTCCCGGGGCGTTTTCGGCCGGGCGGAAACCGACCTGGCGGCCGACATCGAGTCCGTCATGAAGCGATTGGGGGCCGGAGAGCCCTCCTTCCGGACGATCGTGGCCTCCGGGCCCCGCTCCGCGATGCCGCACGCCGAGCCGATCGACTCCCCGATCGATCCCGCCGGCCCTGTCGTGCTCGACTTCGGGGCCCGATACCGCGGCTACTGCTCCGACGAGACGGTTACGCTGATGCCCCGCAAGCCGTCGCGCACCCTGATGCGCATTTTCGACGCTGTCCGGAAGGCGCAGACGGCCGGGATCGCGGCCGTCCGGCCCGGGGTTCCCTGCCGGGACGTCGATGCCCGGGTGCGGGAATCGCTGGACCGGTCCGGCTATTTGAAGTATTTTGTTCATTCCACGGGACACGGGGTGGGGCTCGACATCCACGAGCGTCCGACGCTCTCGCCGGGGTCGAAGGACCGGCTGGCCGACGGGATGGTGGTCACCGTGGAACCCGGGGTGTATATTCCCGGGGTGGGGGGCGTTCGTCTCGAAGACACCGTGGCCGTGGGGGCGACCTCGTCCTCCCGTGTCACTTTCCTCCCCAAATCCCCCTTGCCGTTGCTTTGA